AAGCGTTGGCCACATAGGCTTCTGCGCTGACATTGTCCCAGCTTTGAATCGTTTCACTATTGCCGCTGGGTATGTCATCCACTGCCCCTATAGGGCCACTGTAAGCGTGTATAATGTTGGCACTACTAAACGCCACATAACGCGCGGACTTATCAAAACTCCAACCATATTGGAAGCCATTGGGCTGCACCAGATCGATATTGGCCGCGCGTGCGATATAGTCGTAGACAACCCCTTCCAATTCAATCGTGCCGACTAAATCCGATAGCGGTGGATAGATGCGCAACTCATAGGTGACGCTGAGGATTTCATCATCCAATACAGTCAAGGCTGTGGGGTTACCCTGGGCATCCTTGACCAGGGCGCGGCAAAACAGGCTGTTGTTGTCACTGCTGTCACCAAGGCCCAACTCTGCAATATTGCCTGCTGCAGCACCCTCGGCAAACTCGAAACGCATCCGCTTCCACACATAAGGGGTGCCACTGCTCTCGACGCCATGGGTGGTTTCCACTCGGTTACTGGTATTGGCCAGTGGCAACACCAGTGCCGTCTGCGTCTCCGCAGGCGCAGTACCGCCTGACCCCACATGGCAGTTATCGGTGATCTGGCTCAGAGAGCTATCGGCCAGCTTGTTCAGGCCCTGATTCAAAATCAGATTTTTAAACCAGTGGCCAGCGCCATTTTTATTTACGGGAATTCGCGATCCACGGGCACCGCGCTTTGATACCTCCAGGCGGAAGTGGCCGCTCATGGTGTTGCACAGATTAATCATTGCTTATCTCCATTGAACCGGTGACCGCGACCAGCGCGGAACTCAACGCATCGGTTTCGCTGTAGGGAATTAACGGCATACGCAGAGAACCGCTAATCGAAACCAGGGATGACTGCAGCGCTTCCTGCTCTTGTGTGTTGGGTGGAATTTTTAGGGAGCCGCTGACTGAGACCAGTGCAGAGTGCAGTGCCTCGGTTTCGCTGTGCGCCACTCGGGCAACCCGCATAGTGCCGCTAAGGCCGGCCAGGGTGGAACCCAATCCCTCAGCAGGAGGCTTGGCCTCGATATTCTTGAAACGGGCAGTGGCAGAGCTAAAGGCCGGTGTCAGAGCCTCCTGGGTCTCGATGGCATAGGGCCTACTGGTGAGCACAAAACCCTCGGAGCGCTCCACCTCAAACGCATACTGCGGAATGGCGCCGCCGGTGCTGGTGAGGTTTTCGTTGTCGATCACCAGGTAACAGGTGCCGCGATAGGCGGGCACGTTGTTAATGCCAAAGGCAGCCTGCAGTACCGCGCTGGGCATTTGCCCAAAACCACCGAGGAAAAACTCGGCCAGCTGTAAAAACGCTTGGTTATTGTCGATCTGGGTGGGGTCTGTGCTGTCACGGTCGTAAACCAATTCATTGTTGCGCCAGACCTTACAGACGCCGGTAATCGGGCCTTCGCAAATACGGATCGCATAAGTGCGGTACACCTCCTCGTTCACGACCTCGGTTTTGCCGCCGCCTTTTCCGCTTTTTTGCTTTTGTTTCTTCTTAACAATTTTTGGCGGCGTGGTGGCGATAATATTGCCGATCACCGGCTTTACTCGCCCGAAAATAATCTGGCGCGGCACCCCCGCTTTGCTGGTCTGCAGTTGGATCTTGTCGAACTTGCGGCCCTGAATCGTAGTGGTGCCGAATATTAAAGCGCCCATGGCGAATAGACCTCCACCAGTAAGCGGCGCCAGCGGGCGTCTAATAAGTGTTCTCTGCAGTCCTGATCGGCGTGGGCATGAATTAAGGAGAAATCAGCGGAGCTTCCAAGCGGATAATCGCCAAGAAAACCCACATGGCTGGGATCGCTGCGCTGCGGACTTTTAAAAACGGCGATATCGCCCGGTTGCCATAAATCCTTGGCAATAGGCTCGCCGAAGCGCGCGCGCATTTTGCGGCGCACGCCGTCTTTCCAGGGCTCGCGGCCGTAGTGTTTTTCATCTTCGATATTCAGCCCGGCGGCGCGCAGGCTGAGCACAATCAGGCCCACGCAATCCACCGCCCAGGCGGTGCGGCCCCGGTGCCGCCAGCGCACGTGCTTAGCCACCAGGCCTCGGGCAAAGGCCAGTGTGTCGATTCTTTGTTGTTGCATTAGTGTCGCTGCTGGCTGGGGCCGTTGGAATTAAACGAGGAGCCACCGCCGGTACTACCGGGCACACCGGCGCCGGGGGTATCACTGGCCTGGCCAATGGGAATTAAGTTTTCACCCTTAAAATCCAGGTGATTGCTGTACACATCGCGACAGACAGAAAAGGTCTTGTCGCAGTCCGGGCGGATCTCCAGTTGATCCCCGTTTTCCACGGCAAATGGCAGCGGTTCGATTTGAGTAATCTGTCCTGTGGCGCTATCCACCGCCTCCACCTGATACAGACGCGAGGAGACGTTATTGCCGCTTTTCCAGCGCACCCGCCAGCGCTTGGCGGCCGTGGGCAGGCTGGCAATATTGCTGACCTGGTAAGTGACTTTGGGCTCATCCGTATTAACCGCAGTAACCGTGGCGGGCAGCCACAAAGAATCTGTATTCACACCGCAACCGGTCTGGGAATTGGCCGGGGTCCCGAAAATTGCCCTGCAGGTGATGGAATCCACATGGCCGATACTTTGCCGCAGACGCATGGCGTAGCTGAGTAATTCCGGCATAAATACCGTATTGCTCGCGGTGCGCACCTCGCCTACATCGCCGCCATCGAGCAGCAGCGCACCCATGGATAGATCGCGGTAATTCACCAGAACCATGGCCCACTCCGCCCCGTCCAGTTCGCCGCGTTCCGCCATCTCGACGGTAATGCCGGGCACATCGGTGCTATACAGCGAATAGCCCTCGGCGTTGTCCACATCGAACGAGGCATCACTGGCAATAATGCTGGAATCGAAACCGTTCTGGGCGTAATAGGTGAGCCCTTCGAAATCGATATCCCGATCCAATGTTGTGGCGCCAAACTGGCGGCCATCGGCGAGGGTAATTTTTAATAAGCGGCACAACGTGGTGACGCCACTATTCAGATGGGCCTGCAGTGCTGGGGGAATATTTCTCACAGACGAATCTCCAGCAGCTCCACATTGCCATTCAGTACCGGCATTCGCTGGTGGCGATTGTCGATACTGAAGCCGATTTCATCGTCTTCAAAGCGCACCGGTACATCGAATTCCCCGCTCCAAGTAATTTCCGCACCGTTATCGGCGCTGAGCTGCACAAGGCCCGTGGTGTAGTCGATGCTGTGAGCCACCGGATTACCATCGACAAAAATGGTTACCCGGCCGATCACCGGTTTTACAATTTTGCGCTGATAGGAAAAGGCACCGAATAAATATTTTTTTACCAGCTGGTAGCTCTCGCTATTGCCGCTGCCAAAGCCAATCAATTCACGCTCCGCTTCAAAATCGCTGGCGTCTTTAAAACGAAAACCAATCAGGGCACCCATGCAGGCATGATGGGCGGCGACCACGATTTGATGGTCTGCATAATCCAGGTTTTTAAACAGCACCGAGTAACGGCCCAGCGGGCGCTCCCATTCGGCATTGCGGCGCTCTACCCCGCTGCGCAATGCTTTAATTTCGGTTTTATAGCGGTGGCCGTATTCGGAGCCGTAGGCCACTTTTTCCAGCAGGCGACTTTCGTTAAACATTAAGAGCCGAGCCTCCTGCGGTTAATCCGTTGTTTACGCTCGCTCTCACGGGCGAGCTGTGTGGCAGTGCGATTATTCACCGTGCCATCGACGCGAATATTCTGTGTCATGGAAACCGGACGGCTGTAATCCCCTGCACCGCCACCACTGTGCATATCCGCCTGAATCATGGCCAGGGTGCGGTCCAGTTTTGCACTGGTTTCCGAGGTGGTCACCCGCTCGCCTTTTTGCAGCAGCCAGGTGCCGTCTT
The DNA window shown above is from Microbulbifer variabilis and carries:
- a CDS encoding DUF2460 domain-containing protein translates to MFNESRLLEKVAYGSEYGHRYKTEIKALRSGVERRNAEWERPLGRYSVLFKNLDYADHQIVVAAHHACMGALIGFRFKDASDFEAERELIGFGSGNSESYQLVKKYLFGAFSYQRKIVKPVIGRVTIFVDGNPVAHSIDYTTGLVQLSADNGAEITWSGEFDVPVRFEDDEIGFSIDNRHQRMPVLNGNVELLEIRL
- a CDS encoding DUF2163 domain-containing protein, whose product is MRNIPPALQAHLNSGVTTLCRLLKITLADGRQFGATTLDRDIDFEGLTYYAQNGFDSSIIASDASFDVDNAEGYSLYSTDVPGITVEMAERGELDGAEWAMVLVNYRDLSMGALLLDGGDVGEVRTASNTVFMPELLSYAMRLRQSIGHVDSITCRAIFGTPANSQTGCGVNTDSLWLPATVTAVNTDEPKVTYQVSNIASLPTAAKRWRVRWKSGNNVSSRLYQVEAVDSATGQITQIEPLPFAVENGDQLEIRPDCDKTFSVCRDVYSNHLDFKGENLIPIGQASDTPGAGVPGSTGGGSSFNSNGPSQQRH
- a CDS encoding NlpC/P60 family protein; translation: MQQQRIDTLAFARGLVAKHVRWRHRGRTAWAVDCVGLIVLSLRAAGLNIEDEKHYGREPWKDGVRRKMRARFGEPIAKDLWQPGDIAVFKSPQRSDPSHVGFLGDYPLGSSADFSLIHAHADQDCREHLLDARWRRLLVEVYSPWAL